The Synechococcus sp. M16.1 genome includes the window GTCCGCACACAGCGCTGGTCATGATCGTCAGGGAGCCCTTGGGCCTTCAGCTGAACCCGTCGCTCTGCCCGTTGGGAGCAGGTCTGCAGCCCCTGGGCGAGCTGACCGATGTACTTGGCCCGTGCGAGCTCGAGTGCGGCCTCACTGAGGGGTTGCTCACTCAGCTCGTCCCAGATGTTCAGCAGCAAGTCCAGCGCGAGCTCTGAGCGCTCCTCCACGCTCGAGGCCATCAGCACAAAGGGCGCCGGTCCTGCAAGGGCAGGGAAGTGCGCGGCCACGTCGTAGGCCACGCCATGGTCTTCCCGCAGGCGCTGGAACAGCAGGCTCGACATCCCCACGCCCAGATGGCACTGCAACAGTCGCAACGCCAGTTCATCCGGGTGTCCATGCCCCAGCGTCGCCTGCCCAAGCATCAGAACCACCTGTTCGGTGTCCATTGCTTCGAGCTGGATCGTTTCGGTTCCTACCGCTTCGGCGTAGGGACGGCGGCCTGAGCGATCGTTGCCGCTCCCTTCTGGCCAGTCGCGGAAGTCCTCAAGGGAGCCAATCGTGTCGATGATTTGCGGTGGGACGCTGCCCGCCAGGGCGAGAACGCTCGATGCCCTCGGTAGCCGCTCGGCCAGGGGGAGAAGTGCCTCCCGATCCAGATCATCCAGCTCTTCAGCGATGCCCATCGGGTCGTGGCCGTAGCCCCCGTTGCCATAGGTCAGCTGCCGCCATCCGGTCGTGGCGCAATGGAAGGGATCCTCCCGCTGCCGTTGCAAGGCCTGAATCGTGAGCGAACGTTCAAGGGCCACCTGGCCAGGCTCAAGCCGGGGGGAACGAACCATCTGGGCCAGCAGGGGCAGGAGCTGCTCCGCGTCTTCCACCGTGCAGCGCAGGCTCAGCACGAGTGCATCTTCCTGGGCATCGCAGCGCAGACCTGCTCCGCATCCCTCAACAAGGTCCGCCAGGTCAACGTGGTTGTGTCGTCCACAGCCGCGGCTGAGCAGAGATGCCAGCAGGTCATGGGCACCCCGTGTTTCTGCAGGGTCGTCGGCGCTGCCGAAAGGAAGCAGCAGTTTCGCGGCCAGAATCCCCGGGCTTGAGACCGGTTCGATCAGCAGTTCGGGGTTGCTCATCCGTGTTTCGTCTTTGCCTGGGCGGTCAGCACAAACGCCTGTTTGGGTTGAAGCCTTGGGAACAGGTCTGAGCGAAGCCGCTCGGCCGTCCATGGCGGCAGGAAAGCAAGGGGCTGGAGCAGATCCTGCTGCCGGTCCCAGAGGGTCTGGCTGGCGCTGAGCCCAGACACCTGGCCCGTCGATTCCAAGGCATAGCGCAGTCCGTTGCTCACCAGCTGCTGGCCCCGCTTCAGCTCCTGATCGCTGACGAGCTCTTCCGCCATGGCGCGCAGCTGCCGGTTCACCTCGTCTTCCACAGCCTCCAGATGCTCGTCTGGACAGATCACCTCCAGCGTGATCAGGCTTCCCTGCTCCAGAACCGAGAGGTCCATCGACACGCTTTCAACGATCTGCAGTTCCTCCCTCAAGCGGTTCACGAGACGACTGCGTCGTCCTTCCCCCAGCAGGGTTGTGGCGAGATCAGCGGCCATCACGCCTGTTTGATCCTGGGCCCGTGGAGCTTCCCAGAGCATCAGCAGTCGGGCGGATTCGAGCCGGTCCACAACAACGCTTTCGCGTCCAGGACGCACGCTCAGGGGCGATGACGGTGATGAGGGCTCAGGCGCATCCAGGAGGTCCGCCAGAGCCGAGGAACCCAGGGCACTGCGCAGCTCCGCTGACGAAGGCCCGGCCATCGCCAGACAGCAGTTGGAACCGCGGTACTGCCGCTGATGAAACGCCCGCATGGCCTCGGGCGTCATGGCCTCCAGGCTGCGGGGGGTACCCAGGATGGGTCGGCCGTAGGGGTGCTGGTCACAGCCCTTGCTCAACAGCAGTTGCAGCACCTGCTCATTGGGTTGATCGGCGTATTGAGCGATCTCTTCAAGCACCACCCCCCGTTCCGTGTTGAACCCGTCAGGCTCGAGGCTTGGCTGCAACACCAGTTCCAACAACAGATCCAACGCTTCGCGGGCTCGATCCGGGGGTGTCAGCACGTGGAAGTGAACGTCATCAAAGCCTGTGGCGGCATTGCTGCTGCCCCCCAGAGCTTCGATGGCTTCATCGAATGCCCCTGCGGCCAGCCGCTCACTTCCCTTGAACACCATGTGCTCCAGGAAATGGGCCATGCCCTCTTCCCCTGGCTGCTCACTGGCACTGCCGGCACGGCACCAGAGATCGAGACAGGTCAGGGGTGCATCCGGCATGTCCGCCGTCACGCAGCGCACTCCGTTGGGGAGGGTCCAATGGTCCAGTTGGGGACCGGAGAACGGAAGGTTCAGAACTGCGTGGCAAAGTTCCATTCTGTGCCTGCCCCTTCGATGCAGCCCAAGCCGCTGGCGCCACCGCCAGGACAGCATCCCCTCGTGCAGGCCTTGGCGGCGTCGATCCGTAGTGCCTGGGCGGGATTGCCCGGATTGGAGATCCTCCCCTGCGATGAGGATTTGCGCTTCATCCAGGGGCAACTCGATGGCGAGGGCCTATCGATCGGCAACGAGCTTTTTCGCTGCATCGGCCTTCGCAAACTTCATTTGGAGGTTGCGCGACTCGGCAACGGCCTGCAGATCCTCCACAGCGTCTGGTTCCCCGATCCCCACTACGACTTGCCGATCTTCGGGGCCGACATCGTGGCCGGCCCTGCAGGCATCTCCGCCGCGATCGTCGATCTGTCCCCCACCTCCGATGCCTTGCCGGAGCAGCTGATCCAGCGGCTTGAGGCCAGGCCATGGCCGGCATTCCGTCAGGTTCGGGAGCTGCCGGCCTGGGGATCAGCCATCTTCTCGAACAAGGTGTGCTTCATCCGCCCCGATGGTGCTGACGAGGAAGCAGCCTTTCAGGAACTGGTGAGCCACTACCTGCAGGTGATGGCCACCAGCGTGATCGAGGCGACTCCCGAACCGTCCACGGCTCTCACTACAGTCCGCCGGTACGAGGGTCAGTTGAACTATTGCCTTCAGCAGAAACGCAACGACAAGACTCGCCGCGTGCTCGAGAAGGCCTTCGATTCAGCCTGGGCCGATCGCTACATCGACATGCTTCTGTTCGACAACCCTCCGGAACTCTGATGACCCCCAAGCGCTGGTCTGTTCTGGCTGGAAGTTTGGTCATTGCGGTCATCGGCGGCTGGTTGCTGCGGCCGACGCCCGAACTCAAGCCGGTTGAACCGACGCCTGCACCCACGGTCCGTCCCGAAGCGGTCGCGGCCCTGGGGCAGCTGGAGCCCGCCGGGGACATCCGCAA containing:
- a CDS encoding phycocyanobilin:ferredoxin oxidoreductase produces the protein MQPKPLAPPPGQHPLVQALAASIRSAWAGLPGLEILPCDEDLRFIQGQLDGEGLSIGNELFRCIGLRKLHLEVARLGNGLQILHSVWFPDPHYDLPIFGADIVAGPAGISAAIVDLSPTSDALPEQLIQRLEARPWPAFRQVRELPAWGSAIFSNKVCFIRPDGADEEAAFQELVSHYLQVMATSVIEATPEPSTALTTVRRYEGQLNYCLQQKRNDKTRRVLEKAFDSAWADRYIDMLLFDNPPEL
- a CDS encoding pitrilysin family protein — translated: MELCHAVLNLPFSGPQLDHWTLPNGVRCVTADMPDAPLTCLDLWCRAGSASEQPGEEGMAHFLEHMVFKGSERLAAGAFDEAIEALGGSSNAATGFDDVHFHVLTPPDRAREALDLLLELVLQPSLEPDGFNTERGVVLEEIAQYADQPNEQVLQLLLSKGCDQHPYGRPILGTPRSLEAMTPEAMRAFHQRQYRGSNCCLAMAGPSSAELRSALGSSALADLLDAPEPSSPSSPLSVRPGRESVVVDRLESARLLMLWEAPRAQDQTGVMAADLATTLLGEGRRSRLVNRLREELQIVESVSMDLSVLEQGSLITLEVICPDEHLEAVEDEVNRQLRAMAEELVSDQELKRGQQLVSNGLRYALESTGQVSGLSASQTLWDRQQDLLQPLAFLPPWTAERLRSDLFPRLQPKQAFVLTAQAKTKHG
- a CDS encoding pitrilysin family protein codes for the protein MSNPELLIEPVSSPGILAAKLLLPFGSADDPAETRGAHDLLASLLSRGCGRHNHVDLADLVEGCGAGLRCDAQEDALVLSLRCTVEDAEQLLPLLAQMVRSPRLEPGQVALERSLTIQALQRQREDPFHCATTGWRQLTYGNGGYGHDPMGIAEELDDLDREALLPLAERLPRASSVLALAGSVPPQIIDTIGSLEDFRDWPEGSGNDRSGRRPYAEAVGTETIQLEAMDTEQVVLMLGQATLGHGHPDELALRLLQCHLGVGMSSLLFQRLREDHGVAYDVAAHFPALAGPAPFVLMASSVEERSELALDLLLNIWDELSEQPLSEAALELARAKYIGQLAQGLQTCSQRAERRVQLKAQGLPDDHDQRCVRTLAELTPTDVLHAAQRWLREPRLSLCGTSAALKQLKRRWDRRDAA